The following coding sequences are from one Leptolyngbya sp. NIES-3755 window:
- a CDS encoding hypothetical protein (conserved hypothetical protein;~similar to AA sequence:cyanobase_aa:LBDG_15290), which translates to MFITELSPLVQELTQQPVAFLGGLFSGLLRLSLNEEPVKSWLTQQTGTTVYVTNPHNGNGNAPKSISID; encoded by the coding sequence ATGTTTATCACGGAACTTTCACCGCTCGTTCAAGAACTCACCCAGCAACCCGTCGCCTTTCTCGGTGGGCTATTTTCAGGCTTGCTGCGTCTCAGTTTAAACGAAGAACCCGTCAAAAGCTGGCTAACTCAGCAAACGGGAACCACCGTCTATGTCACCAATCCCCACAATGGGAACGGCAACGCGCCTAAATCTATCTCGATCGACTGA
- a CDS encoding hypothetical protein (similar to AA sequence:cyanobase_aa:LBDG_15310), which produces MSSDELPISDETTPSEPGAALPELKLPETQSDLVQQEQDLQREIERLAATRDDLQGQIAQTRDALGRVVQQNLAELEQRRQTLQLSIEQLERRQERIRNEMKSSFAGASQEIAVRVQSFKDYLVGSLQDLAIAAEQLELPTFQAEVPQPALIQEAPKSQAAPSPDFAESTFEEKSQKIRSIIDQFRNQPDYYGPVWKLRRTFEPVHAERVSTWFFKQGGRGAIRTMGSRLQNILIASASISILYNLYRDRLRVLILANSPERLGEWRRGMQDCLGVTRSDFGSDRGIALFEVPEPLALKAERLDKDGFLPLIIVDETEENINLALLQFPLLLAFAPSPQQMIQQQSYY; this is translated from the coding sequence ATGAGTTCTGATGAGTTGCCAATTTCCGATGAAACTACGCCTTCTGAACCGGGGGCAGCGTTGCCAGAATTGAAGTTACCGGAGACTCAATCTGATTTGGTGCAGCAGGAACAGGATCTTCAGCGCGAGATTGAGCGGTTGGCTGCGACTCGTGATGATTTGCAGGGGCAGATTGCTCAAACGCGAGATGCTTTGGGACGGGTCGTACAGCAGAATTTGGCGGAGTTGGAACAGCGGAGACAGACATTGCAACTGTCGATCGAGCAATTAGAACGCCGCCAAGAACGGATTCGTAACGAGATGAAGTCCTCGTTTGCGGGCGCGTCTCAAGAGATTGCGGTGCGGGTTCAGAGTTTCAAAGATTATTTGGTGGGCAGTTTGCAGGATTTAGCGATCGCGGCTGAACAGTTAGAGTTACCGACTTTTCAAGCGGAAGTGCCGCAACCTGCTCTGATTCAGGAAGCACCGAAATCGCAGGCGGCTCCGAGTCCGGATTTTGCGGAATCAACATTCGAGGAGAAATCTCAGAAGATTCGCAGCATTATCGATCAGTTTCGCAATCAGCCCGATTATTACGGTCCGGTTTGGAAATTGCGTCGCACGTTTGAGCCAGTTCATGCGGAGCGGGTTTCGACTTGGTTCTTCAAACAAGGGGGACGCGGTGCAATTCGGACAATGGGATCGCGCTTGCAAAATATTTTGATCGCATCGGCATCGATTTCGATTTTGTACAATCTTTATCGCGATCGCTTACGAGTTCTGATTTTGGCAAATTCTCCAGAGCGGTTAGGAGAATGGCGGCGCGGAATGCAAGATTGTTTGGGGGTGACTCGGAGTGATTTTGGTAGCGATCGTGGAATTGCACTCTTTGAAGTGCCTGAACCTCTAGCACTCAAAGCCGAACGATTAGACAAAGACGGATTTTTGCCGCTGATTATTGTGGATGAAACCGAAGAAAATATCAATCTCGCGTTGCTTCAGTTTCCTTTACTGCTTGCGTTTGCGCCGAGTCCCCAACAAATGATTCAGCAACAATCCTATTACTAA
- a CDS encoding hypothetical protein (conserved hypothetical protein;~similar to AA sequence:cyanobase_aa:LBDG_53430) yields the protein MSLDSLTGIRNFVVRGTALSLGALMVAGSAAMAQTAPGDVVIPTEPDRGSTTPIPTRPGDTTIPSPTAAGTRFACQINNGQNTVMYFPESQPNQAYPWAVPSTLGGGWSSDRRCNEIARRLESYRPDGLVEMRTGSENGYNTICVTTDRVPTCRIVLTVPPGQDPTVTRDRVFQNLSVADSGQQTQGVVTFGGGRSDILDQLGRVVGIRNRRSTTGNINLKPFLSTKDGGTGERLVGGVQTRSNRPATRTTPRIFQR from the coding sequence ATGTCGCTAGATAGCTTGACAGGAATTCGGAATTTTGTAGTTCGAGGGACAGCATTATCGTTGGGAGCGCTAATGGTGGCGGGTAGTGCGGCAATGGCTCAAACTGCTCCCGGAGATGTGGTGATTCCAACGGAACCCGATCGCGGTAGTACCACTCCAATTCCGACCAGACCGGGTGATACGACGATTCCTTCTCCGACCGCAGCGGGAACACGATTCGCGTGTCAAATTAATAACGGTCAGAATACAGTGATGTATTTCCCGGAAAGTCAGCCGAATCAGGCTTATCCGTGGGCGGTTCCGAGTACGTTGGGTGGAGGCTGGAGTTCCGATCGTCGTTGTAATGAAATCGCTCGTCGGCTAGAGTCCTATCGTCCGGATGGCTTGGTGGAGATGCGAACCGGATCTGAAAACGGCTACAACACGATTTGTGTAACGACCGATCGCGTTCCAACTTGCCGAATTGTGCTAACGGTTCCTCCTGGACAAGATCCGACTGTGACCCGCGATCGCGTTTTCCAAAATCTTTCAGTCGCAGATAGCGGTCAGCAAACTCAAGGCGTTGTCACGTTTGGTGGCGGTCGATCGGATATCTTGGATCAACTGGGACGAGTAGTCGGGATTCGGAATCGTCGATCGACGACTGGCAACATCAATTTGAAGCCGTTCTTATCAACGAAAGATGGTGGAACAGGTGAACGATTGGTCGGTGGAGTACAAACGCGATCGAATCGTCCAGCTACGAGAACGACTCCTCGAATCTTCCAGCGGTAG
- a CDS encoding carbonate dehydratase (similar to AA sequence:cyanobase_aa:LBDG_53370): MKKLIQGHQRFRESYVPKHIDQLEELSHGQKPRVLFITCSDSRIDPNLITQADIGDLFIIRNAGNIIPPYGAANGGEGAAVEYALNALDIQQIIVCGHSHCGAMKGLLQLGKLEEEMPLVYDWLKHSEATRRLVRENYTQYSGEELLEITIAENVLTQIENLKTYPIVHSRLYQRRLEIFAWIYHLETAEVLAFDPDTHSYVPPQSQLSIRELGGLVPGEYEKTSAPPVACELVNRSPIAETGAQRSLEPMSQTVHAETVLEPMPWLTPEQAERIYRGSVAQR; encoded by the coding sequence ATGAAAAAGTTAATTCAAGGACACCAACGGTTCCGAGAAAGCTACGTTCCGAAACATATTGATCAGCTAGAAGAACTTTCACATGGTCAAAAGCCGCGTGTCTTGTTCATCACCTGTTCCGATTCCCGCATTGATCCAAATCTGATCACCCAAGCGGATATCGGGGACTTGTTCATCATTCGGAATGCAGGCAATATTATTCCGCCTTACGGGGCTGCGAATGGTGGAGAGGGAGCCGCAGTTGAGTACGCCTTGAATGCGCTCGACATCCAGCAAATCATCGTCTGTGGACATTCTCACTGCGGTGCGATGAAAGGATTGCTCCAACTTGGAAAGCTCGAAGAAGAAATGCCGCTCGTCTATGACTGGCTCAAGCATTCTGAGGCAACGCGGCGATTGGTGAGAGAGAATTACACGCAGTACAGCGGTGAGGAATTATTAGAGATTACGATCGCTGAAAATGTTCTCACCCAAATCGAGAACCTGAAAACCTATCCGATCGTCCACTCCCGCTTGTACCAGCGCAGACTCGAAATCTTCGCCTGGATCTACCATCTCGAAACCGCAGAAGTTCTCGCTTTTGATCCTGACACACATTCGTATGTTCCCCCTCAAAGCCAGCTTTCGATTCGCGAGCTGGGTGGACTGGTTCCGGGTGAATACGAGAAAACGAGTGCGCCTCCAGTGGCATGTGAATTGGTGAATAGAAGTCCGATCGCAGAAACCGGAGCACAGCGATCGCTTGAACCGATGTCGCAAACAGTACATGCAGAAACCGTTCTAGAGCCAATGCCCTGGTTGACTCCCGAACAGGCTGAACGAATTTATCGTGGTTCAGTAGCTCAACGGTAA
- a CDS encoding hypothetical protein (similar to AA sequence:cyanobase_aa:LBDG_15300) — protein MTDANFAGSETIELAPSYTIPIVLIAAAIPLLLVQVWVAGAIGLFGAFLLIQTAMLRLRFTPTDLDVYRGETMIRRFPYAEWQNWEIFWSPVPILFYFREVKSIHFLPIIFDPKMLRMCLEHRFPKA, from the coding sequence ATGACTGATGCCAATTTCGCTGGAAGTGAAACGATCGAACTCGCTCCAAGCTATACGATCCCGATCGTGCTGATTGCGGCTGCGATCCCGCTGTTACTTGTGCAGGTCTGGGTGGCGGGTGCGATCGGCTTATTTGGCGCGTTTTTGCTGATTCAGACCGCAATGTTACGGTTACGATTTACGCCAACTGATTTGGATGTATATCGGGGTGAAACGATGATTCGGCGCTTTCCGTATGCGGAATGGCAGAACTGGGAAATCTTTTGGTCGCCTGTGCCGATTCTGTTCTATTTTCGGGAAGTCAAAAGTATTCACTTTCTCCCGATCATTTTTGATCCTAAAATGTTACGGATGTGCCTTGAACACCGTTTTCCCAAGGCTTAG
- a CDS encoding Rho termination factor domain protein (similar to AA sequence:cyanobase_aa:LBDG_53360) has protein sequence MLPNQKSSALGVALLLTTVATTKPLESIFISSVSAQATPTTFPLPTSVPSGTTVQIDGSSSMAAINQALKQRFESQFSGSTITLNYSGTPTGLQSLQAGKIDLAAIGRPLTQAERNQGLVPVSMGRGKIALIVSPDNPFKGSITVPQFVRIVRGEITDWSELGGQPGKIRFVDRPDLSDTRAAFQNYSVFIQTPYQLGNTATRAGEDSTQAVAQQLGKDGLSFAPANQVLNSANLRIVPMHNTLPTDPRYPFSQPFYYVHRANPSPGAAAFLGYASSDSGQKTAEATETDPASLGLDPAVLLAAGSVAAGSLNAGAGAGSSPSPNATASPAAIASPNATVPGGATTPPEGSQAVAPNTSEGRNEGGIPGWLWWLLPLGIGALLLAWWLRRRSTPTAETPVTPPAPPTTVTPPPPPPLMTPTETDGSLASRAGSVISSDRQSIAEVQSPTIPPTAAIGGAALAGAGAASLINSGQTQPPVELEPPTAEVPPADLSQTTEIPPVEPPIAEESIPVPDRPLVEIRETPPIEVPTSQIEPPEAPPETDMPNGAILGAAGLGVAGAAAWMSRTRSGVPPQTDVPETEPLSSLDAIEPLDEVEDAPLDQPPVELYVDDSPTVVDELNPEVADPNYVQLNLDPQSPTSESSIVNPTNDSNFAQGVLPGIAVLGGTGLGAAISSEPEPSLESSSIVESSLEPTNVESEATNIESEVTNIESEVTNIESEVTNVEPEVTNIEPEVTNATSDETDVNQGVIPGLAALGGAALGIAGVAATGNGESAEPLETPTIDTSGSAISEPQLAEIDAGTDLETDEFASITAEEPDTISEEPPTILEIPDSEPPIVEAAIPGVAAVGGLGLAAAGLIGDRENTTQTNVEAARFDVGQTDLSSETLASVDEDLPDLPDGYGESRIVLMPRDPQWAYTYWDLPNEHKSELRTQGGQTLVLRLYDVTDINLEHQSPHSLQQFECDELARDWYVPIPVSDRDYLVEIGYLTGDGRWLMLARSLPVRIPPVYPSAWENDQFVTIDWDRELQGQTSFTLGSQTDSDLVATPNGMYDQILGLSQGAELQRIAGSIFGSMQQVPIQSISSYVFPSGVGMWALPTVSGMSGVGMSGVGLFSGGAVPIRPRKFWLVADAELIIYGATEPDATVTIAGETIPLSPDGTFRFQMSFQDGLIDYPILAVAKDGEQTRSIHLKFTRETPSRNTNTKDEAIDEWQS, from the coding sequence ATGTTGCCTAATCAAAAGTCGTCCGCGCTTGGCGTTGCGTTGTTGCTCACCACTGTTGCGACTACAAAACCCCTCGAATCAATTTTTATTTCTTCTGTTTCAGCTCAAGCCACACCGACGACGTTTCCGCTCCCCACCTCGGTTCCGTCTGGTACGACGGTGCAAATTGACGGTTCGAGCAGTATGGCAGCGATTAACCAAGCCCTCAAGCAGCGGTTTGAAAGCCAGTTTTCGGGCAGCACTATCACTCTCAACTACTCAGGAACCCCAACCGGACTTCAATCGCTTCAAGCAGGCAAAATCGATCTCGCCGCGATCGGACGACCTTTAACCCAAGCCGAACGCAATCAAGGACTCGTTCCTGTCTCAATGGGACGCGGCAAAATTGCGCTAATCGTCAGCCCCGACAATCCGTTCAAAGGCAGCATCACTGTACCGCAGTTTGTCAGAATTGTGCGCGGAGAAATCACCGACTGGTCAGAATTGGGCGGACAGCCTGGAAAAATTCGATTTGTCGATCGACCGGATCTCAGCGATACCCGCGCCGCATTTCAGAACTATTCGGTCTTTATCCAAACCCCCTATCAACTCGGAAATACCGCCACGAGAGCCGGAGAAGATAGTACCCAAGCCGTCGCTCAACAACTCGGAAAAGACGGATTAAGTTTTGCGCCTGCGAATCAGGTGTTAAATTCAGCCAACCTCCGGATCGTGCCGATGCACAATACGTTACCCACCGATCCGCGCTATCCGTTCTCGCAACCGTTCTACTACGTGCATCGAGCCAATCCTTCTCCAGGAGCAGCCGCATTTTTGGGTTATGCCAGTTCAGACTCAGGACAAAAAACAGCAGAAGCGACCGAAACTGATCCAGCATCATTAGGACTCGATCCAGCAGTTCTATTGGCAGCAGGAAGCGTGGCGGCAGGATCGCTAAATGCAGGAGCAGGGGCAGGATCTTCGCCTTCTCCAAACGCAACGGCTTCGCCCGCAGCGATCGCTTCTCCAAACGCAACCGTTCCCGGTGGCGCAACGACCCCTCCAGAAGGATCACAAGCGGTTGCCCCCAATACGAGTGAAGGACGAAACGAGGGAGGAATTCCCGGCTGGCTCTGGTGGCTTTTACCATTAGGAATTGGAGCGCTACTGCTCGCTTGGTGGCTCCGTCGCCGCTCTACTCCCACCGCAGAAACGCCTGTTACTCCCCCGGCTCCACCAACAACCGTGACTCCACCGCCACCGCCGCCTTTGATGACTCCGACTGAAACAGATGGCAGTCTCGCTTCTCGTGCAGGTTCAGTCATTAGCTCCGATCGACAATCGATCGCTGAAGTGCAATCGCCAACCATTCCCCCTACGGCTGCAATCGGGGGTGCTGCACTTGCGGGTGCGGGAGCCGCTTCATTAATTAATTCAGGACAAACACAGCCCCCAGTCGAACTAGAACCGCCAACCGCTGAGGTTCCACCTGCTGACCTTTCACAAACCACCGAGATTCCGCCTGTCGAGCCTCCGATCGCTGAAGAATCGATCCCAGTTCCCGATCGACCTTTAGTAGAAATCCGAGAAACGCCCCCGATCGAGGTTCCAACCTCCCAAATCGAGCCACCAGAAGCACCCCCCGAAACGGACATGCCAAATGGTGCAATTCTAGGAGCGGCTGGATTAGGAGTAGCTGGAGCCGCTGCTTGGATGAGTCGGACTCGATCGGGAGTTCCCCCACAAACCGATGTGCCCGAAACGGAACCGCTGTCGTCTCTGGATGCGATCGAGCCTTTGGATGAGGTTGAAGATGCACCCCTCGATCAACCCCCAGTTGAGTTGTACGTTGATGATTCACCTACCGTGGTCGATGAGCTTAACCCTGAAGTTGCAGATCCAAATTACGTCCAACTGAATTTAGATCCTCAGAGTCCGACGAGTGAAAGTTCGATCGTAAATCCAACGAACGATTCAAACTTTGCTCAAGGTGTACTTCCAGGAATTGCGGTACTGGGAGGAACTGGACTCGGAGCAGCCATCAGCAGCGAACCCGAACCTTCATTGGAAAGTTCATCGATCGTTGAATCGAGTTTAGAACCAACAAACGTCGAATCAGAAGCTACCAATATCGAATCGGAAGTCACAAACATCGAATCAGAAGTCACAAACATCGAATCAGAAGTTACCAACGTCGAACCGGAAGTCACAAACATCGAACCGGAGGTTACCAATGCAACCTCGGACGAAACCGATGTAAATCAAGGAGTCATTCCAGGACTCGCAGCCTTGGGAGGAGCAGCGCTTGGAATTGCAGGAGTGGCAGCAACTGGAAATGGCGAATCCGCAGAACCTTTAGAAACACCTACGATCGACACCTCCGGATCTGCAATTTCTGAACCACAACTCGCTGAAATCGATGCTGGAACCGATTTAGAAACCGATGAGTTCGCGTCAATTACTGCTGAAGAACCGGACACTATTTCAGAAGAACCGCCCACCATTCTCGAAATTCCAGACTCGGAACCCCCAATTGTAGAAGCCGCAATTCCTGGAGTTGCCGCAGTTGGAGGACTCGGACTCGCAGCCGCAGGATTAATCGGCGATCGAGAAAACACAACTCAAACCAATGTAGAAGCGGCTCGTTTTGATGTGGGACAAACCGATTTATCGAGTGAAACTCTAGCCTCGGTGGATGAAGACTTACCCGATTTACCAGACGGCTACGGTGAAAGTCGCATCGTTCTCATGCCAAGAGATCCACAATGGGCGTATACGTATTGGGATCTTCCGAACGAACATAAATCTGAACTGCGGACTCAAGGAGGACAAACGCTCGTTCTACGTCTGTACGATGTGACGGACATCAATTTAGAGCATCAAAGCCCCCACAGTTTGCAGCAATTTGAATGTGATGAACTTGCCCGCGATTGGTATGTCCCGATTCCGGTCAGCGATCGAGATTACTTAGTCGAAATCGGCTACCTCACTGGAGACGGACGCTGGTTGATGTTAGCGCGATCGCTTCCTGTACGAATTCCACCCGTTTATCCCTCTGCTTGGGAAAACGATCAATTTGTCACGATCGACTGGGATAGAGAACTACAGGGTCAAACCTCATTTACCTTGGGATCACAGACTGATTCAGATCTAGTCGCCACCCCGAATGGAATGTATGATCAGATTCTCGGTCTATCTCAAGGCGCAGAACTTCAACGGATTGCAGGCTCGATCTTCGGCTCGATGCAGCAAGTTCCGATTCAGTCGATTAGCTCGTATGTGTTCCCATCCGGAGTCGGAATGTGGGCACTCCCGACCGTTTCTGGAATGTCCGGGGTTGGAATGTCTGGAGTCGGTCTTTTCTCAGGAGGAGCCGTCCCGATTCGTCCCCGCAAATTCTGGCTCGTCGCAGATGCGGAACTGATTATTTACGGTGCCACCGAACCCGATGCCACGGTCACGATCGCAGGTGAAACAATCCCGCTCAGTCCCGACGGCACGTTCCGATTCCAAATGTCATTCCAAGATGGTTTAATCGATTATCCGATCTTGGCAGTGGCAAAAGATGGCGAACAAACGCGATCGATTCATCTGAAGTTCACCCGCGAGACTCCAAGCCGAAACACCAACACCAAAGATGAAGCCATCGACGAGTGGCAATCCTAA
- a CDS encoding membrane protein (similar to AA sequence:cyanobase_aa:LBDG_15320), translating into MLPSWFINNALLLIVAYLLGSIPTGYLAGRLLKGIDIREAGSGSTGATNVLRTIGKIPALIVLLIDIGKGALAIAAVNYAFTYLPGWLYYSKIVGLDFGVWQPVMVTLAGLAALFGHSKSIWLGFSGGKSVATSLGILLAMNWMVALSTVGVFALSLGITRIVSISSITGAVSVIAFMILFGQPLPYLLFAIAGGAYVIWRHRSNIQRILEGTEPKLGQKLEEPEAG; encoded by the coding sequence ATGCTTCCTTCTTGGTTTATCAATAACGCACTGCTTCTCATCGTTGCTTACTTGCTTGGTTCGATTCCAACTGGTTATTTGGCTGGTCGATTACTCAAAGGGATTGATATTCGAGAAGCGGGATCGGGATCGACTGGAGCTACGAACGTGTTGCGAACGATCGGAAAAATTCCGGCTTTGATCGTTCTCTTGATTGATATTGGTAAGGGTGCGTTAGCGATCGCGGCTGTGAATTACGCTTTTACTTATCTTCCCGGTTGGCTCTATTACTCTAAAATCGTTGGCTTGGATTTTGGGGTCTGGCAACCTGTGATGGTCACTCTAGCCGGACTTGCAGCGTTATTCGGGCATAGTAAATCGATTTGGCTCGGATTCTCAGGCGGAAAATCGGTTGCCACCAGTTTGGGGATTTTGCTGGCGATGAATTGGATGGTGGCACTCTCGACCGTGGGCGTATTTGCGTTGAGTTTAGGAATTACGCGGATTGTATCGATTAGCTCGATCACGGGAGCCGTTTCGGTCATCGCCTTTATGATTCTATTTGGGCAGCCCTTACCGTATTTGCTGTTTGCGATCGCGGGTGGCGCTTATGTGATTTGGCGACACCGATCAAATATTCAACGAATTCTCGAAGGAACAGAACCGAAACTTGGTCAGAAACTTGAAGAACCGGAAGCTGGTTAG
- a CDS encoding hypothetical protein (similar to AA sequence:cyanobase_aa:LBDG_15280), with translation MKVSKLAPLQAFFYSGFLSVTIAGIAQAAPTQTAPKPTVYAVGQETGGTLRTYQSQLGFRFDVKAPYSIDTSQEGQGTIVVRNPDLENAAVGSDEPAPVDSNVQSQSSPGDRITITRYENPNRLNARQWAEQNPTQSFFDGRQSDYRSYSFAGQPAVSYSWCGNSNCGDNVVVPSRDGRSIFVLSALYEYPGNAVRWDFKRMVGRFRLTQ, from the coding sequence ATGAAAGTATCAAAGTTAGCCCCCCTTCAAGCATTTTTCTACTCAGGATTCCTGAGTGTTACGATCGCGGGAATTGCCCAAGCCGCACCGACTCAAACCGCTCCCAAGCCAACCGTGTACGCAGTTGGGCAAGAAACAGGCGGCACACTGAGAACTTATCAAAGCCAACTCGGTTTTCGTTTCGATGTGAAAGCACCTTATTCGATCGATACCTCTCAAGAAGGACAAGGAACGATCGTGGTTCGTAATCCTGATTTAGAAAATGCAGCAGTCGGAAGCGATGAGCCTGCACCTGTCGATAGTAATGTACAATCTCAATCTTCTCCAGGCGATCGCATTACGATTACAAGATATGAAAATCCGAATCGATTGAATGCACGCCAATGGGCAGAACAAAACCCAACGCAATCGTTTTTTGATGGACGACAAAGCGATTACAGAAGTTATAGTTTCGCGGGTCAACCTGCTGTTTCCTATTCTTGGTGCGGAAATAGCAACTGTGGCGATAATGTAGTCGTTCCTAGTCGGGATGGTCGTAGCATTTTCGTCTTGAGTGCGTTGTACGAATACCCCGGTAATGCGGTGCGATGGGACTTTAAGCGCATGGTGGGACGATTTCGCTTGACCCAATAG
- a CDS encoding putative histidine kinase (similar to AA sequence:cyanobase_aa:LBDG_53350): MSIDSPDTALPQSDRDYQILLEAIPDLMLRLSREGICLDFSLPRSFRACGAEIDWHGKYLWEFMPPELAYRRIEYIERAIITHEVQIYEQELDFDGEVQYEEVRVIRCNDHEALVIIRDISDRKYAEQALKQSEARFQRLAANVPGILYQFRLAPNGSYSFPYLSAFSEELWELEPEVIYHDGSLPINQIHPDDRPEFERTLQESAAQLQPWSWTGRIIPPSGKLKWIQGHSRPELQIDGAIVWDGMLIDVSDRVQIEQERKRAEQAIVESEARFRSFVENANDLIFAFSPAGMFTYLSPKVTEITGFLPSELIGHAFADYIHPDDLAITYASVEQLLKTGERQTAIEFRSKRKDGSWYWALSNTAAIKGSNGAVISILGIVRDISDRKADEEALRRSEAQLRQQAIDLEKALQDLQRTQAQLIHSEKMSSLGQLVAGIAHEINNPISFIYGNISHATTYFEDIAELLELYRQHYPDPHSAIKQSIEDMDLEFVFEDLMSLFSSMRTGAERIREIVLSLRTFSRLDEAELKLVNIHDGIESTLTILQNRLNQKHKIKVVKHYAELPSIECFAGSLNQVFLQIITNAIDALELAVKDAKWLEEQQHPTIELHTERISSAQIRIRITDNGLGVSETVQARMFDPFFTTKPIGKGTGMGLATSYQIVTEQHQGRLTCCSTELKGAEFMIDLPIQQAKSSLL, from the coding sequence ATGAGTATTGACAGTCCGGATACTGCCTTGCCGCAAAGCGATCGCGATTATCAGATTTTGCTCGAAGCCATTCCTGATCTGATGCTTCGGTTGAGCCGTGAAGGGATATGTTTGGATTTTAGCCTGCCTCGATCGTTTCGGGCATGTGGTGCGGAAATTGACTGGCACGGTAAATATCTTTGGGAGTTTATGCCGCCTGAATTGGCGTATCGACGGATTGAATATATCGAACGTGCGATCATCACCCATGAAGTGCAGATTTACGAGCAAGAACTCGATTTTGATGGCGAAGTGCAGTATGAAGAAGTGCGCGTCATTCGCTGCAATGATCACGAAGCGTTGGTGATTATTCGAGATATTAGCGATCGAAAATATGCTGAACAAGCTCTGAAGCAAAGTGAAGCACGATTTCAACGCCTAGCCGCAAATGTGCCCGGAATCCTATATCAATTTCGCTTAGCCCCGAATGGAAGCTACTCTTTCCCTTATCTGAGTGCGTTTTCTGAGGAATTGTGGGAGCTTGAACCGGAAGTGATTTATCATGATGGCAGCTTACCCATTAATCAAATTCATCCAGACGATCGCCCTGAGTTTGAGCGCACCCTCCAGGAATCCGCAGCGCAGTTGCAACCTTGGTCGTGGACAGGACGAATTATTCCACCTTCTGGAAAGCTCAAATGGATACAAGGGCATTCTCGACCTGAACTTCAGATTGATGGTGCGATCGTGTGGGATGGAATGTTGATCGATGTCAGCGATCGCGTTCAAATCGAGCAGGAACGCAAACGAGCAGAACAAGCGATCGTAGAAAGTGAAGCACGATTTCGGAGCTTTGTCGAAAATGCGAATGATCTAATTTTTGCGTTTTCGCCCGCAGGAATGTTTACTTATCTTTCTCCCAAAGTTACAGAGATTACTGGTTTTTTGCCAAGTGAACTGATCGGACATGCTTTTGCCGACTACATTCATCCAGACGATCTTGCAATTACTTATGCTTCGGTTGAACAATTGTTAAAAACTGGAGAGCGACAAACCGCGATCGAGTTTCGATCAAAACGAAAAGATGGCTCCTGGTACTGGGCATTGTCCAACACTGCGGCGATTAAAGGCTCCAATGGAGCGGTGATTAGTATTTTGGGAATTGTGCGGGATATTAGCGATCGTAAAGCGGACGAAGAGGCATTACGTCGATCAGAGGCACAACTGAGACAACAAGCGATCGATTTAGAAAAGGCACTTCAAGATCTTCAGCGGACTCAAGCGCAGTTAATTCACAGTGAAAAAATGTCTTCGCTGGGTCAGTTAGTGGCGGGAATTGCTCATGAGATCAACAATCCGATCAGTTTTATCTATGGCAATATCAGCCACGCAACGACTTACTTTGAAGATATTGCTGAGTTGCTTGAGTTGTATCGGCAACACTATCCCGATCCTCATTCTGCGATTAAACAGTCGATCGAGGACATGGATCTAGAGTTTGTGTTCGAGGATTTGATGAGTTTGTTTAGCTCAATGCGAACTGGGGCGGAACGAATTCGAGAAATTGTTTTATCGCTCAGAACTTTTTCTCGTTTGGATGAAGCAGAACTGAAACTGGTGAACATCCATGATGGGATTGAGAGCACTTTAACGATCTTGCAGAATCGATTGAATCAAAAACATAAGATTAAAGTGGTTAAGCACTATGCTGAATTACCGAGCATCGAATGTTTTGCTGGATCGCTGAATCAAGTTTTCTTGCAGATCATTACGAACGCGATCGATGCCCTAGAGTTGGCTGTCAAGGATGCGAAGTGGCTAGAAGAGCAACAACACCCTACGATCGAGCTTCACACAGAGCGTATTAGCTCAGCACAAATTCGGATTCGCATCACTGACAATGGGTTGGGAGTTTCTGAAACGGTGCAAGCCCGAATGTTTGATCCGTTCTTTACGACAAAGCCGATCGGGAAAGGGACGGGAATGGGGCTTGCAACCAGTTATCAGATCGTGACGGAACAACATCAAGGAAGATTAACCTGTTGTTCTACCGAATTGAAAGGAGCGGAATTTATGATCGACCTTCCAATTCAGCAGGCTAAATCATCGCTGCTATAA